The genomic stretch TGTAACCTACCGTGGTGACTAGCCTCTATAAATATTGCCAATTTATTTTTGTCAACTAGCATTACCCTATAAGTTCCTACATTAACCCAATTAGAGTCAGGGTCACTTGTTATTACTGCATCTGCTGTGCCTATATATCTCCCACCATCCATTTCATGCCATTTAGGTGCAGGAAATTTCAAAAGGTTAATATTATCATCCTTATCTACATTTTCTAAAAAAGGTGCGTCAGAAACTTCAATTGGTTCATAGCTTTTGTATTCTTTATAAGCATAATTTAGTCTTTCCCTTAACTTTAAGACTAGCTCGAGATTATTTAAGTTAGGAGAAAAACCTAAGGCTAAACTAACCCTCCTGGAATCTAAAAGTGTCCCAGTAAGAACCCTAAATCCTTTTGGATAACCAACTATCTCATCAAAGAGTAAAGTATATTTATTTTTCTTTGCGTTAAGGTCAGTAATTGCCCCAATTTCTAAATTCCAGTCAGCTCCTTTAATTTCCCTCAAAAGGTTTAATTTTCTAACCTCTTCAATAAACCTTCTAATATCCATGATATATTCTCCACATTTAAGGTATTAATACTTGCCTTCCCGTTACTTTATTCGATTCTAAATTATCTAAAGCTTTATTAGCTTCTTCTAACGATAATTTAGTTGTAACAATTTTTATCTTTCCACTTTCAGCTAATTTTATAATTTCCAGAAAATCTCTCCTATTACCGGTCAGAGTACCAATGAACTCCCAACCCATAGAGTGTAACTTTAACCCAGCTTCTTGTGGCAAACCTCCACCAAAAGTTCCAACTTTAATATATCTTCCCAATTTTGCTAACATTGTATAATAATTTTTTACAGTACTCTCAGAACCCACAAAATCTAATATAGCATCAACTCCTCTTCCCTCAGTTATCCTTAATATTTCTTGAAATAGACTTTCGTCTTTACCATTTATGACATAATTAGCCCCTAATTTTGACGCCAATTTTAGCCCTTCTTCGTTAATATCTATTGCTATTACAGTAGAACCATATAGAGCTTTAACTATTTGAACTCCAAAACTACCTAATCCACCTCCTGCGCCTATAATCATAACATATTTAGATGGAGTTAAATTGGCTAATCTAGCGGCTCTATAAGCCGTAACTCCTGCACAAGCTAAAGGTGATGCATCCTCTACTGATAACTTATTTACTTTATATACGTAATTAAAATTAGAAACTACATATTCAGC from Sulfolobus sp. S-194 encodes the following:
- a CDS encoding NAD(P)-dependent alcohol dehydrogenase, coding for MKAMLIKEFGKSLKLEDVSVPKLKQNQVLIRVKSAGVCHTDVSVRSGIIYKRVSINPPQLPFIPGHEIAGIIEDIGDEVIGFAKGDKVIVNPWQGEGNCYYCKIGEEQYCDFPTWLGISTNGGYAEYVVSNFNYVYKVNKLSVEDASPLACAGVTAYRAARLANLTPSKYVMIIGAGGGLGSFGVQIVKALYGSTVIAIDINEEGLKLASKLGANYVINGKDESLFQEILRITEGRGVDAILDFVGSESTVKNYYTMLAKLGRYIKVGTFGGGLPQEAGLKLHSMGWEFIGTLTGNRRDFLEIIKLAESGKIKIVTTKLSLEEANKALDNLESNKVTGRQVLIP